One region of Marivirga arenosa genomic DNA includes:
- the groL gene encoding chaperonin GroEL (60 kDa chaperone family; promotes refolding of misfolded polypeptides especially under stressful conditions; forms two stacked rings of heptamers to form a barrel-shaped 14mer; ends can be capped by GroES; misfolded proteins enter the barrel where they are refolded when GroES binds) translates to MAKDISFDLKARDGLRKGVDKLANAVKVTLGPKGRNVILDKKFGAPTVTKDGVSVAKEIELKDAIENMGAQLVKEVASKTADEAGDGTTTATVLAQSIFKHGLKNVTAGANPMDLKRGIDKAVKVVVENLRKQSKDISDNNEIEQVGTISANNDATIGKMIAEAMEKVGKDGVITVEEARGTETEVKTVEGMQFDRGYQSPYFVTNTEKMEAELDNPYILIYDKKIGSMKELLPILEAVSQTGKPLLIISEEVEGEALATLVVNKIRGSLKIAAVKAPGFGDRRKAMLEDIAILTGGTVISEERGYKLDGATLEYLGTAEKITIDKDNTTIVNGAGKKEDIQARVNQIKSQMENTTSDYDKEKLQERLAKLSGGVAILYIGAATEVEMKEKKDRVDDALHATRAAVQEGIVAGGGIALLRAIKALDKVDVDNEDQETGVNIIRLALESPLRTIVENAGLEGSVIINKVLEGKDDYGYNARENKFENLFKVGVIDPTKVTRLALENASSIASLLLTTECVVADEEEEDGGGMPAGGGMPGGMGGMGGMM, encoded by the coding sequence ATGGCAAAGGATATTTCATTTGACCTAAAAGCTAGAGACGGCTTAAGAAAAGGTGTTGATAAATTAGCTAATGCGGTTAAGGTAACACTAGGCCCAAAAGGTAGAAACGTAATCTTAGACAAGAAATTCGGAGCTCCTACTGTAACAAAAGATGGTGTTTCAGTAGCGAAAGAAATCGAATTGAAAGACGCTATCGAAAACATGGGTGCTCAGCTTGTAAAAGAAGTTGCATCTAAAACTGCAGATGAGGCTGGAGACGGTACTACTACTGCGACTGTTTTAGCTCAATCAATCTTCAAACACGGATTGAAAAACGTTACAGCGGGCGCTAACCCAATGGACTTAAAAAGAGGGATCGACAAAGCGGTTAAAGTGGTTGTTGAGAACTTAAGAAAGCAGTCTAAAGACATTTCTGACAATAACGAAATAGAACAAGTAGGTACTATCTCTGCAAACAATGATGCTACAATCGGTAAAATGATTGCTGAGGCGATGGAAAAAGTTGGTAAAGATGGAGTTATCACTGTTGAGGAAGCTAGAGGTACTGAAACTGAAGTTAAAACTGTAGAAGGTATGCAGTTTGACAGAGGGTACCAGTCTCCTTATTTCGTGACCAATACTGAGAAAATGGAAGCGGAATTAGACAATCCATACATTTTAATCTACGATAAGAAAATTGGTAGCATGAAGGAATTGCTTCCAATCTTAGAAGCAGTGTCTCAAACTGGTAAACCTTTATTAATCATCTCTGAAGAGGTAGAAGGTGAAGCTTTAGCTACTTTAGTGGTTAACAAAATCAGAGGTTCTCTGAAAATTGCTGCTGTAAAAGCGCCAGGCTTCGGTGATAGAAGAAAAGCAATGTTAGAAGATATTGCAATCTTAACTGGTGGTACTGTAATTTCTGAAGAAAGAGGTTACAAATTAGATGGTGCTACTTTAGAGTATTTAGGTACTGCTGAAAAAATCACTATCGATAAAGATAACACTACTATCGTTAACGGTGCTGGTAAAAAAGAAGATATCCAAGCGAGAGTAAATCAGATTAAATCTCAAATGGAGAATACTACTTCTGATTACGACAAAGAAAAATTACAAGAGCGCTTAGCTAAATTATCTGGTGGTGTTGCTATTCTTTACATCGGTGCTGCTACTGAAGTAGAGATGAAAGAGAAGAAAGACAGAGTGGATGATGCATTACATGCTACAAGAGCTGCAGTACAAGAAGGTATTGTTGCTGGTGGTGGTATAGCATTATTAAGAGCTATCAAAGCGTTAGATAAAGTTGATGTTGATAATGAAGACCAAGAAACAGGGGTTAATATTATCAGATTAGCTTTAGAGTCTCCACTAAGAACTATTGTTGAGAATGCTGGACTAGAAGGTTCTGTAATCATCAACAAAGTATTAGAAGGAAAAGATGACTACGGCTACAATGCGCGTGAAAATAAATTCGAAAACTTATTCAAAGTAGGTGTTATTGACCCTACTAAAG
- a CDS encoding co-chaperone GroES, whose translation MSNVSFKPNEDRVLVEPAPVEEKTASGIIIPDTAKEKPQQGTVVAVGPGKDDAPVTVKVGDSVLYGKYSGTEFTLEGKEYLIMRNSDIFGTI comes from the coding sequence ATGTCAAACGTATCATTCAAACCAAATGAGGATAGGGTTCTAGTTGAGCCAGCTCCTGTAGAAGAAAAAACAGCATCTGGTATCATCATTCCTGATACTGCAAAGGAAAAACCACAGCAAGGTACAGTTGTAGCGGTTGGACCTGGAAAAGATGATGCTCCAGTAACCGTTAAGGTTGGTGATTCTGTATTATACGGAAAATATTCTGGAACAGAGTTTACTCTAGAAGGAAAAGAGTATTTAATCATGAGAAACTCTGACATTTTCGGTACTATTTAA
- a CDS encoding ABC transporter ATP-binding protein: MAEILLKASCISKSFDTQILDNLSIDIAEGETHVIMGRSGQGKSTLLKILSGLLAADEGEVKFSGELLDNPDEVLVAGHEELAYVAQNFNLLHNRTVLENLKDALLAFKDEFAEQQIKQLMQLMRLEKLSSHKIESLSGGEKQRLAIARALATQPAVLLLDEPFTQLDYSTRQTLMDAIKEVRTELETSIILVSHNLFEAFYLADQIHVLDNGKIIKSDSPHSLYQNPELKAVAELLSDFVLLPSKSITNKQKRQLGIWAENVVVLEGEPSEYKFSISTKLKDCVFMGYHYRCVFVSEQGQNIIVKTNNKLESGSSFQLAFPDEYLFELKDA; encoded by the coding sequence ATGGCAGAAATTTTATTAAAAGCTTCTTGCATTTCTAAATCATTCGATACTCAAATTTTGGATAATTTATCTATTGACATAGCAGAAGGGGAAACGCATGTTATAATGGGAAGAAGTGGGCAAGGAAAATCAACTTTATTGAAGATTTTATCGGGCTTGCTTGCTGCTGATGAAGGAGAAGTGAAATTTTCAGGTGAGCTGCTTGATAATCCAGATGAGGTTTTAGTTGCAGGTCATGAGGAGCTGGCTTATGTGGCGCAGAACTTCAATTTGCTTCATAATAGAACGGTGTTAGAAAACTTAAAAGATGCACTTTTAGCTTTTAAAGATGAATTTGCGGAGCAGCAAATTAAACAACTCATGCAGCTCATGAGACTTGAAAAGCTAAGTTCTCATAAAATTGAAAGCCTTTCAGGAGGCGAAAAACAACGCCTAGCTATTGCTAGAGCATTAGCTACACAACCTGCCGTGTTATTGTTAGACGAACCTTTTACTCAACTTGATTACTCCACTCGTCAAACTTTAATGGATGCCATTAAAGAAGTAAGGACTGAACTAGAGACTAGTATCATTTTAGTCAGCCATAACTTATTTGAAGCCTTTTATTTGGCAGATCAAATTCATGTTCTGGATAATGGTAAAATCATTAAGTCTGACAGTCCTCACTCTTTATATCAGAATCCTGAATTGAAAGCTGTAGCAGAATTATTGTCTGATTTTGTATTGTTGCCATCTAAATCTATCACTAATAAACAGAAAAGACAATTAGGGATTTGGGCTGAAAATGTGGTGGTATTAGAGGGTGAGCCATCGGAATACAAATTTTCAATTTCTACTAAACTTAAGGATTGTGTTTTCATGGGTTATCATTATAGGTGTGTGTTTGTTTCCGAGCAGGGTCAAAATATCATTGTAAAAACAAATAATAAGCTAGAAAGTGGCTCCTCTTTTCAATTAGCTTTTCCAGATGAATATCTGTTTGAATTAAAAGATGCATGA